The following proteins are encoded in a genomic region of Pyxicephalus adspersus chromosome 9, UCB_Pads_2.0, whole genome shotgun sequence:
- the TTC9C gene encoding tetratricopeptide repeat protein 9C isoform X2, with protein MAAQDEGVEQRLQLAASFKTQGNACYSNQRWREAMSLYHRALLQLRSLDPHLANPLGGLGPTSVNLVPQQLETLQSLQADCYNNLAACLLQTQPPRYERVYECSLQVLKHQPDNIKALYRAGVSCYHLCDYTKAHKYLTQAATKQPKDGRIRQYIQLTDAALSTSREKEKQRYQGMFDK; from the exons GATGAAGGTGTTGAGCAGCGACTTCAGCTAGCAGCCTCTTTCAAAACCCAGGGTAATGCTTGCTATTCTAATCAACGTTGGCGAGAGGCTATGAGTCTGTACCACCGTGCTCTCCTGCAACTCCGAAGCTTAGACCCTCATTTGGCTAACCCCCTTGGTGGGTTGGGCCCTACTTCTGTCAATCTCGTACCTCAGCAGCTGGAAACTCTACAATCTCTCCAGGCAGACTGTTATAATAATTTAGCag CATGTCTCCTCCAGACTCAGCCCCCAAGGTACGAACGTGTTTATGAATGCAGTTTACAAGTTCTTAAACATCAGCCGGATAATATTAAGGCATTGTATCGAGCTGGAGTATCCTGCTATCACCTTTGTGACTATACAAAAGCTCACAAATATCTGACACAAGCCGCCACTAAACAGCCTAAAG atggGAGAATCAGACAATATATACAACTGACAGATGCTGCCCTCAGTACttccagagaaaaagaaaaacagagataCCAGGGCATGTTTGACAAGTAA
- the LOC140337792 gene encoding uncharacterized protein has protein sequence MMQELGTPIPPSLLRMGPHPAHGSDRAWLSRWLEVSAETLRDLHAMRQEAEERVRRVLEDERTSQEVTWTKWQRNAPAENDVTRVLTKLRSSPDLELEHIEEEVLGVTERRNTSGKETASPHIPELQFSPGRGQRPRDPKYSRVASCQVQELAQELQHKMIIGENTGKVKAAGSIERMDHGYRAERIHSRDHGCRVEKMNGMDYGCRVEKMDGMDYSCRVEKMDGMDHGCRVEKMDRMDHGCRAERIRSRDHGCRAESCQNTRWGSVEGTYLSAQEKPHTEPTELPLLCRIGSGSLPPRLKLGSSGVSSEILFTRRFSGNCLSSHSSGFYESSDLDSILSSCSSLCSEFSCHTSTSMTSPHQNLITRPRSIDYTNERRKELQKGRVQTRRPISAGALESFSLSSSSRYDINQYDRTTCDYTYFSTPPLCAIQLHRKAERYICKLALKYRCKPGVNNPLPDLGPPAPRTPVPSYLYSECHNSCPPSPKMNSLSSSLEDIRKTPKGSWGRFFSRVRLKKDSRIAASELNLQHCINSPQKSLRSPSLADGQLVRTKSFRDLLSIKPFKRSQRGLNKIW, from the exons ATGATGCAGGAGCTGGGAACTCCGATTCCTCCATCACTACTCAGAATGGGACCTCATCCTGCTCATGGCTCTGACCGTGCATGGCTCTCCCGCTGGCTGGAGGTGAGCGCAGAGACTCTCAGAGATCTCCATGCAATGAGACAAGAAGCAGAGGAGAGGGTGCGGCGGGTGTTGGAAGACGAGCGGACCTCACAGGAGGTCACTTGGACCAAATGGCAAAGGAATGCGCCTGCCGAAAACGACGTGACCCGGGTCCTGACTAAACTTAGGAGTAGTCCGGACCTCGAGCTGGAACATATTGAAGAAGAGGTACTGGGGGTTACGGAGAGGAGAAACACCTCAGGAAAAGAGACCGCCAGCCCGCACATTCCAGAACTGCAATTTAGTCCGGGCAGAGGTCAGCGGCCACGTGACCCCAAATATAGCAGGGTGGCATCCTGCCAGGTCCAAGAACTGGCACAGGAGCTGCAACATAAGATGATCATAGGAGAAAATACTGGGAAAGTCAAAGCTGCAGGATCCATAGAGAGAATGGACCATGGCTACAGAGCAGAGAGGATACACAGCAGAGACCATGGCTGCAGAGTGGAGAAGATGAACGGGATGGATTATGGCTGCAGAGTGGAGAAGATGGATGGGATGGATTATAGCTGCAGAGTGGAGAAGATGGACGGGATGGATCATGGCTGCAGAGTGGAGAAGATGGACAGGATGGATCATGGCTGCAGAGCTGAGAGGATACGCAGCAGAGACCATGGCTGCAGAGCTGAGAGCTGTCAGAACACCAGATGGGGGTCTGTAGAAGGCACATATCTCAGTGCACAGGAGAAACCACACACAGAG CCAACAGAACTTCCCTTACTGTGTAGGATTGGATCTGGATCCTTGCCACCTCGACTGAAACTTGGAAGTTCTGGAGTGAGCAGTGAAATTCTGTTTACAAGAAGGTTCAGTGGAAATTGTTTATCATCTCACAGCTCAG GATTCTATGAGAGCAGTGATTTGGACTCCATTTTGTCATCTTGCTCTTCACTTTGTAGTGAATTCTCCTGTCACACTTCCACTTCTATGACATCTCCACACCAAAACTTGATAACGAGACCAAGGTCCATAGACTATACTAATGAACGCAGGAAAGAATTGCAAAAAGGAAGAGTACAAACAAGGAGACCCATATCAGCAG ggGCCCTGGAAAGCTTTTCTCTTTCCTCCAGTTCCAGATACGACATCAATCAATATGACCGGACTACCTGTGACTATACATATTTTTCTACTCCCCCACTTTGTGCTATCCAGTTGCATCGTAAAGCTGAACGCTATATTTGCAAACTAGCACTCAAATACCGCTGTAAGCCAGGAGTGAATAATCCTCTCCCTGACCTTGGACCACCAGCTCCTAGAACTCCAGTTCCTTCTTACCTTTATTCTGAGTGTCATAACAGCTGTCCCCCTTCACCTAAAATGAACTCTCTATCTTCTAGCTTAGAAGACATACGTAAAACCCCCAAAGGCTCATGGGGACGTTTCTTTAGTCGTGTCAGGCTCAAAAAGGACTCAAGGATTGCAGCTTCAGAGCTAAACCTTCAGCACTGTATCAACAGTCCACAAAAAAGCCTACGGAGTCCATCCCTCGCAGATGGTCAGCTTGTGAGGACAAAATCCTTTCGTGATTTGTTATCCATTAAACCATTTAAGAGAAGTCAGAGGGGACTGAATAAAATATGGTAA